The genomic interval AAACGATGGTCGGCACGAGCGACGGGATCGTGATGTGGAACAGACGCTGCCACCAGCCGGCTCCGTCGAGATCGGCGGATTCGAAGATCTCGTGCGAGATGGAAGACAGGCCGGATAAAAAAATGAGCGCGCCTTGCCCGAGAGTCTGCCAATAGAAGCAGAAGATGAGCACCATGAAGGCGGTCGGCACCTGGGTCAGCCATTCCGTCTTGCCGTCGGTGAGCCCGAGCGCATGCAGGAGCTGATTGACGACGCCGGATTGGGCGAACATCATTTTCATCAGCATGCCGACGACGACGGACGACAGAATCGTCGGAATATAATAGAGCGAGCGGAAAAAGCGCCAGCCTCGGACTTCCTCGAACAGCAAGACGGAGACGACGAGCGACAAGAGCAGAATGCCGGGAATCGACAGCAGGAAAATGGCGTTGTTCCGCAGCAGCGTCCACAGCTCGCCGTTTGTGAAAATAAGCGTGTAATTGCGCAAGCCGATCCCGTGAGACTCGGCTCCGTTCCACTTCGTGAAGCTGTGGTAGAACGTATTGACCATCGGATAAAACACGATCGCGGCCAGCGCCGCAAAAGCCGGCAGCAGCGACAGGTAGCCGGTCATGGACTCTTTGGTGCGGAAGTGCATCGGCGGCAAGCCTCGCTTTATAAAAAAATGAGGCCTTCACGGAAAGGAATGAAGGCCTGGGCTGAGAAGGTGGCAAGCCTATCTTTGTTTGTTGATCTCGTCCCGCTTCTGGTCAAGCTTGGCCAGAAAATCGCGAACGTCCAGCTGCTGCTTGACGACAAGCTCGTTCATCGAGCTGATGTAATCGGACAGCTCCGACGGGTAGATGTTGTCCGGCCAGAAGATCGTCGCCGGTTCGCCGGCCCACTCCTGCTGCTTGACGACGTACGGGTCGTTCGTGAATTCGCCCGGGTCGACGTTCTTCAGGTTCAGCAGCTTGCCGTAGCCGTCTTTGAACCGTGCGATCTGCTCGTCCTTGCTCACGAGGAAAAGGATGAACTTCACCGCTTCCTCCGGATGCCTGGACGACTTCGAGACGACGAAGTCGGCGCCGGTGCCTCCGATGCCGCCGTTCTTCACGAGGGCATCGCTGCTGAAGTTCGGGATTTTCATCATGCCCAGATCGTCGCCGAGCGCGGCGCGGGCATCGTTGAGATAACCATAGCCGCCGAAAATCAGCGCCACTTTGCGGTTATAGAATTGCGTCTGCGGCTGGTCGTTGGTGACGAAGCCTTTCTTGTACAGCTGGACATAGCCTTGCATGACCTGGAGCAGCTTCGGGTTGTTGAAGTTCGTCTTGCCGTTGACGATATCGTTGATGCCGGACGTGCCGACCGTCTGGGCGAGCCAGTAGTCGAGGAAGTAGACGAAGTCGCCGTCCTGCTCGGAGCCGATCGGCGTGACGCCGCTGTCCTTCAGCTTCTGCAGCATCGCCACGAAGTCGTCGTAGGTGGCCGG from Cohnella hashimotonis carries:
- a CDS encoding ABC transporter substrate-binding protein — its product is MHSNQRKTLALLLAASLALLAACGSNDASGSNSSAGTGGANASGGTTSAPSASTGASAGEKTKLVFWNTSYPTIDENDKTKKKEDFYIYKAIARYEAANPNVEIVIQDIPDGTNAMTKFQTAGIANNGPDVTNLWSGNYTMDLKSFIQPLNDYLKPSDIDAMTGWNAVTENFADTGTIYGVPDGSDGTIGILYNKKLFAAAGLDPEQNPPATYDDFVAMLQKLKDSGVTPIGSEQDGDFVYFLDYWLAQTVGTSGINDIVNGKTNFNNPKLLQVMQGYVQLYKKGFVTNDQPQTQFYNRKVALIFGGYGYLNDARAALGDDLGMMKIPNFSSDALVKNGGIGGTGADFVVSKSSRHPEEAVKFILFLVSKDEQIARFKDGYGKLLNLKNVDPGEFTNDPYVVKQQEWAGEPATIFWPDNIYPSELSDYISSMNELVVKQQLDVRDFLAKLDQKRDEINKQR
- a CDS encoding carbohydrate ABC transporter permease, whose product is MHFRTKESMTGYLSLLPAFAALAAIVFYPMVNTFYHSFTKWNGAESHGIGLRNYTLIFTNGELWTLLRNNAIFLLSIPGILLLSLVVSVLLFEEVRGWRFFRSLYYIPTILSSVVVGMLMKMMFAQSGVVNQLLHALGLTDGKTEWLTQVPTAFMVLIFCFYWQTLGQGALIFLSGLSSISHEIFESADLDGAGWWQRLFHITIPSLVPTIVYFTVTNAIYCFIGLFSLVYAVTQGGPGRETTPIDYMIYIKAFQTPDQLGYASALSIVLFAIALLASWMQIRLSNRFQD